One Fundulus heteroclitus isolate FHET01 chromosome 11, MU-UCD_Fhet_4.1, whole genome shotgun sequence DNA segment encodes these proteins:
- the smg6 gene encoding telomerase-binding protein EST1A, giving the protein MANELDRVRISAAELRAEATNSEPTIDRPHEEQQERKKHRQHKKREAKRPDLQRYQPAAGHGRRPQDSEEGETGQSDSLDGKTQQRDQSLQSEKTEAPGNVLDRHGCTDLSSGKNKGEDRMSCDGSTSLNCKQGTQPLGKTEANSENRVGENDKEQQDGSGAPKPARKVRKPDREFYQPGSRRSVQGKDSGVGRELDKPSPKKQGPNPEPESQATAGEWSNKKSLPKHGGKDKGKCSDSSKETTEEGRQAVEKITSKVEKLNIKEKGEVGGPSNNVENASHTRKDKEKSAHVAETKGEEEKKEKGNRRRRGGEKEKKEENLEFKREDEGNHSRKNNRQKAEKEKDKRAPDADRRKTDKPGESHHSTRRDAPRESRKIKDNNSNFKDAEKASKTGGHLDRAAEERDRHRSNLNAATPNSKRYSKSNIRHSRNRTYSSSSASSVTSQDGPRRQMGSASTKWPRLPGQNNRELVDKYEAQRRHSSTESLDGSEVCGREEEDEDGGRRGRRSFGKEETSAVKRGEERKTSKPTKIGGRGILRVSVENQASVTKDSSVPRGRGRGILVLPARTDISNSPEVGQRLFSAGTRGGAAGRNRGGRGGGVRRLWDPNNPDQKPALSNAQSSKQAALKQPLYLQTGTGYGQLHFLDTDDELAGSPPVPQGDPFQSQQVAAMAYYKFQNSDNPYCYPIPASNAHSPNAATGPRYPYSYSMGPYQMAHLNGMYPSPGTSPFSGSYRGAGFAQPGVGGGLTFEEELGRLLKAADAHELQLSNLISRDRVSADGLDRMSQLRADLLGLYERIILTDIEFSDSQNVDQALWKNVFYQVIESFRQLLKDPSCDNIDDIRNMLLTLLDEGALFFDALLQKLQAVYQFTLEDYMDGMAIRTRPLRKTVKYALISAQRCMICQGDIARYREQATNSANYGKARSWYLKAQQIAPKNGRPYNQLALLAVYTKRKLDAVYYYMRSLAASNPILTAKESLMSLFEEAKRKTEQFERRRKQELEGGSHGPAVKGRRKWDDGARVEIWIRPGGQTATPSAHRGGSESSRDSEQDGELGSLSATELNKRFILSFLHAHGKLFTKVGMESFPGVASRVLQEFRTLLQHGPSLLGFTNLLQIITINMFAVYNAHSRGEEGDVRSVLLEQSTSFGLSMFALLVQRCTELLKETPTETVPMADGEEEEKTEELQGMVRVSAFPLELRELLPSIKVWSDWMLGHPEEWNPPPCSLECSPDVWQCLADLCNGLARVDHEEMPLYKVDTDEGEGDEELTVLQLKEDKLLAGFVPLLAAPQEPCYTDKHTDMAIAEDCKRVTVLKYFLEALCGQEEPLLAFKGGKYISVATSPSLNHSGDARSRHDSLTEKESDVILEAESSLSGSEEEEDFEEAGDSENDIKELKARRHVLANKLAQQQKRRDKIQAVLQTGGQLELEVRPLFLVPDTNGFIDHLDGLKKLLQCGTYIIVVPLIVITELDGLAKGHDPFSGSMGTGGRSIGSRGNYNVSTAHVRAVQEQARAAVAFLERGFEAREPCLRALTSRGNQLESIAFRSEDTSGQQGNNDDVILSCCLHYCQDKAKDFMPPQRNGTVRLQREVVLLTDDRNLRVKALTRNVPVRDIPSFLSWAKVG; this is encoded by the exons ATGGCGAACGAACTGGATAGAGTACGAATCTCAGCAGCGGAACTTCGCGCAGAAGCTACAAATTCAGAGCCAACGATCGACCGTCCCCACG AGGAACAACAGGAGCGTAAAAAGCACAGGCAGCATAAGAAGCGTGAAGCCAAACGTCCAGATCTGCAGCGTTACCAACCAGCGGCTGGACACGGACGCCGTCCTCAGGACAGCGAGGAAGGAGAAACTGGTCAGAGTGATTCTCTAGACGGCAAAACACAACAGCGTGATCAGTCGTTGCAGAGTGAGAAAACCGAGGCCCCTGGGAATGTTTTAGATAGACACGGGTGTACAGACCTGTCGAGTGGCAAAAACAAGGGTGAGGACAGGATGAGCTGCGACGGCAGCACCAGCCTGAACTGTAAACAAGGCACCCAGCCTCTGGGCAAAACAGAGGCAAACAGTGAAAATAGGGTTGGTGAAAATGACAAAGAACAGCAAGATGGTTCTGGAGCTCCAAAACCTGCAAGGAAAGTACGCAAGCCTGACAGAGAGTTTTATCAACCCGGAAGTCGCAGGAGCGTGCAGGGAAAGGACTCCGGTGTTGGAAGAGAGCTGGATAAGCCTTCGCCCAAAAAACAAGGGCCAAACCCTGAGCCAGAATCTCAGGCGACTGCAGGCGAGTGGAGCAATAAAAAATCATTGCCGAAACATGGAGGGAAAGATAAAGGGAAATGCTCCGACTCCAGCAAAGAAACTACAGAGGAAGGAAGACAAGCTGTGGAGAAAATTACGAGCAAAGTAGAAAAACTCAACATAAAAGAGAAAGGTGAGGTTGGGGGTCCAAGTAACAATGTCGAAAACGCTTCTCACACtagaaaagacaaagaaaagagTGCTCACGTTGCAGAAACCAAAGGCGAGGAAGAAAAGAAGGAGAAGGGTAACCGCCGGAGAAGAGGAggggagaaggagaaaaaagaggaaaatctgGAATTCAAAAGAGAAGATGAAGGCAATCACAGTAGAAAGAACAATCGGCAAAAGGCTGAGAAGGAGAAAGACAAGAGAGCTCCAGATGCAGATAGGAGAAAAACTGATAAACCAGGAGAGTCGCACCACAGCACGAGAAGGGATGCTCCCAGAGAAAGCCGTAAAATAAAGGATAACAACAGCAACTTTAAAGATGCAGAAAAGGCTTCTAAAACGGGGGGACATTTAGACAGGGCCGCTGAAGAGCGGGACAGACACAGATCTAATTTAAATGCCGCTACACCAAACTCCAAGCGCTATTCCAAATCAAATATTCGACACTCACGAAACCGAACTTACAGCAGCAGCTCGGCGAGCAGCGTCACCAGCCAGGATGGTCCCAGACGACAAATGGGCTCAGCGAGCACCAAGTGGCCGCGCCTCCCTGGGCAAAATAACAGGGAGCTGGTGGATAAATATGAGGCGCAGAGGAGGCATTCTTCTACTGAGTCACTGGATGGGAGTGAGGTGTGtggcagagaagaagaagacgaagacGGGGGCAGAAGGGGGAGAAGGAGTTTCGGGAAGGAAGAAACCAGTGCAGTAAAACGAGGGGAGGAGCGGAAGACATCAAAACCAACTAAAATCGGAGGTCGAGGAATCCTTAGGGTTTCTGTGGAGAACCAGGCGTCCGTCACAAAGGACAGCTCAGTGCCTCGTGGGAGAGGTAGGGGGATCTTGGTGCTTCCAGCCCGCACAGACATCTCTAACTCACCCGAGGTGGGGCAGAGGCTCTTTTCTGCTGGAACCCGGGGCGGAGCGGCTGGCAGAAACAGGGGAggccgaggaggaggagtgagACGACTCTGGGACCCCAACAACCCCGACCAGAAACCTGCTCTCTCTAACGCTCAGTCATCCAAACAGGCAGCTCTTAAACAGCCGCTGTACCTTCAGACTGGGACAGGATACGGGCAGCTCCACTTCCTGGACACAGATGATGAGTTAGCCGGCAGCCCTCCGGTGCCCCAGGGGGATCCCTTTCAGTCCCAGCAGGTTGCTGCTATGGCCTACTACAAATTCCAAAACTCTGACAACCCCTACTGCTACCCCATACCCGCCAGTAACGCGCATAGTCCCAATGCCGCCACCGGGCCGCGCTATCCTTACTCTTATAGTATGGGGCCGTACCAGATGGCTCACCTGAACGGTATGTACCCGAGTCCAGGTACAAGTCCGTTCAGTGGGAGTTATAGGGGGGCAGGGTTTGCCCAACCGGGTGTAGGAGGTGGTCTGACATTTGAAGAGGAGCTGGGGAGACTGCTGAAGGCTGCAGATGCTCATGAACTGCAGCTCAGTAACCTGATCTCCAGGGACAGAGTGAGCGCCGATGGCTTGGATCGCATGTCCCAGCTCAG AGCCGACCTATTGGGGCTGTACGAGCGGATCATTCTGACAGACATCGAGTTTTCCGACTCCCAGAACGTGGACCAGGCTCTGTGGAAGAACGTGTTCTACCAGGTCATAGAGAGCTTCCGGCAGCTGCTCAAAGACCCCAGCTGTGACAACATAGACGATATCAGGAACATGCTGCTCACGCTCCTGGATGAG ggAGCGCTTTTCTTTGACGCGCTGCTTCAGAAGCTGCAGGCGGTGTACCAGTTCACATTAGAGGACTACATGGATGGTATGGCTATCAGAACTCGTCCATTGCGGAAGACG GTAAAGTATGCACTTATAAGTGCTCAGCGATGCATGATTTGTCAGGGAGATATCGCACGGTACCGGGAACAAGCCACTAACTCTGCCAACTATGGCAAGGCTCGCAG CTGGTACCTCAAAGCCCAGCAGATCGCGCCCAAAAACGGCCGACCCTACAACCAGCTGGCTTTGTTGGCAGTTTATACA AAGCGGAAGTTAGATGCTGTGTATTATTACATGCGCAGTTTGGCAGCCTCCAACCCCATTCTGACAGCAAAGGAAAGTTTAATGAGCCTGTTTGAGGAAGCTAAACGCAAG ACAGAACAGTTTGAGCGAAGAAGGAAGCAGGAGCTTGAAGGAGGTTCCCATGGTCCGGCAGTGAAGGGGAGGAGAAAATGGGACGATGGAGCACGTGTGGAGATTTGGATCCGTCCTGGTGGCCAAACAGCAACTCCCTCCGCACATAGAGGGGGCAGCGAGTCCAGCAGAGACTCGGAACAGGACGGAGAGCTGGGTAGTCTTAGTGCGACTGAG CTAAATAAGAGATTCATTTTGAGTTTCCTGCATGCACATGGAAAGCTCTTCACTAAAGTGGG CATGGAGTCCTTCCCTGGAGTGGCGAGCCGTGTTTTGCAGGAGTTCAGGACTCTTCTTCAGCACGGCCCTTCATTGCTCGGCTTCACAAACCTGCTGCAGATCATCACCATCAACATGTTTGCCGTATACAATGCCCACAGTAGAG GGGAAGAAGGAGATGTCCGCTCCGTTTTATTAGAACAAAGCACATCTTTTGGCCTCAGCATGTTTGCTTTGCTGGTGCAGCGCTGCACAGAGCTTCTCAAAGAAACTCCTACAG AAACAGTCCCCATGGCAgatggagaagaggaggagaaaactGAAGAGCTGCAGGGTATGGTCAGAGTGTCTGCGTTCCCGCTGGAGCTGAGAGAACTACTGCCCAGCATCAAAGTGTGGTCCGACTGGATGTTAGGGCACCCAGAGGAGTGGAACCCTCCCCCATGCAGTCTAGA GTGCAGTCCCGATGTCTGGCAGTGCCTCGCTGACTTGTGTAACGGACTGGCACGCGTGGACCATGAGGAGATGCCGCTGTACAAAGTGGATACCGATGAAGGCGAGGGAGACGAGGAGCTGACTGTGCTTCAGTTGAAGGAAGACAAGCTGCTCGCTGGCTTTGTACCTCTCTTGGCTGCGCCACAGGAGCCATGTTACACGGACAAACACACTGACATG GCCATAGCTGAAGATTGTAAGAGAGTGACGGTACTGAAGTACTTTCTGGAGGCTCTGTGCGGACAAGAAGAGCCTCTGCTGGCCTTCAAGGGAGGCAAATACATATCTGTGGCAACTTCTCCCTCACTTAACCACTCAGGAGATGCAAGGAGCAGACACGATTCTTTAACAGAGAAAGAG TCGGATGTCATACTTGAAGCCGAGTCGTCTCTTTCTGgatcagaggaagaggaggattttGAGGAGGCAGGAGACAGCGAGAATGACATCAAGGAGCTAAAAGCGCGACGGCACGTCCTCGCTAACAAACTGGCGCAGCAGCAGAAGCGCAGGGACAAAATACAG GCGGTGTTGCAAACCGGGGGCCAGTTAGAACTGGAAGTAAGGCCCCTGTTTTTGGTCCCAGATACCAACGGCTTCATTGATCACTTGGACGGGCTGAAGAAGCTCCTTCAGTGTGGAACCTACATAATAGTTGTGCCTCTCATCG TTATTACAGAGTTGGATGGTTTGGCTAAAGGCCATGACCCTTTCAGTGGGTCAATGGGGACAGGAGGACGAAGCATTGGCAGTCGAGGCAACTATAATGTCAGTACGGCCCACGTGCGGGCCGTGCAGGAGCAGGCTCGGGCCGCGGTGGCTTTCTTAGAAAGGGGCTTTGAAGCCAGGGAGCCATGTCTCAGAGCCCTGACAAGCCGAGGAAATCAACTCGAGTCAATCGCCTTCCGCAGTGAGGACACCTCTGGACAACAG